Within Harpia harpyja isolate bHarHar1 chromosome 4, bHarHar1 primary haplotype, whole genome shotgun sequence, the genomic segment gaggagcACTTAGGCTGTGTCACATTGAGGGGCGATCGGGACAATTTTAGGACAAGTAATCATCTCGTCTTTGGAAAATCGCAATTTTTGCGGCATTGCTGGTGGCGGTAATGCTGCGTTTGAGTTGCTGTTTTGTGCTGGTACTTGTGAGGTAATAGGGGTTGGTGGAGTCAGGGCTATTTCACCATCGCACATCGCGGGGCTGGGGAGGCAGTTTGGTGCACAGACCTTGGCAACCTCCACCTTTAGAAAGCACTTTAATCTCTTAGGCATCACACAGAGGCGAAGAAAAATGGCTTTTAACATGGTAACGCACATTTCCCAAAACAGATAATTTTTAAAGTCAGACCTCGTTGCCTTAAAAACCACAAATAAACTAATGCAAGTCATAAAGAGAAGCAAAAGGATGACGAAGCGCCCGCTCCGAGCCCCTGTAATTAAGGTGGCTTTGGCTAATTTGTCTTATTTCTCAGCTTTCTCTGCTGGGCTGTAACTTGGAGCTGCTTCTTGCTGCATCCCTGATGGCGGGGCTTAATGCAGAGGTAGGGATGGAGAGTCCAAAGCAGGGACTTataaaacagaaggcaaaaagaGACAGCATAAGGAAGAGCGGTAGCAGGCAGAGAGCAATATAACCTCTTCATCGCCAGCTTTTCGGTCTTTCTCTCCCCCACTGTCTCCTTCCAGGTGGGTCCACTGTGTCAATTAAATAGACCTCAGGTCCAGCATCCCAAATTTGAAGCTTTCATCCCAGTTTGAACTTCCACGTTGAATTTTTCCCATTGAAGTGGGCCTTTATTTTCAGGCTAGCTCGGTCTATCTCGTGTGTCTGTCTGCAGCCGCTGTAcgagctcctgcagcagctgatggTCCTTCAGGTATTCCCTGGCAATTGAGCCCAATAGATTCCAACGATGATGATAATTTTTAACCTAAGTCTAAAGCCCCTAAGGATCCTCTAGAGGCAGAAAATTTGCTTTCCTGGTTTTGCAGACGTGGCTGGGCTCGCGAGTATTAATAAAAAGTAACCTGATTGCTCAGTGTCACCCTTAACACTTCCCGGTGCAGATGGAGGCAGAGATAGAAGAAAAACCAATGATAATGGGATGAAATGGTTCAGAGTGGGATTTTAGTCTGACATTAATGCATTAGGGATCCAACTCCTAGGGGAGATAATGGAAGAGCTGCTATGATTAGAAGTGCCTCTGCAGACAAGTAAGACAGTAATGGAGTGAGGCAGTGCAGACAGGCAGCGGGCAACAGGAGAGCTTATATTTGTAGGAGATGCCTCTTATATTTGTAGGTGATGCCTCTCCTGACATCTCTTGGGTGTCTCGCCTGCCGTCTTTCTGTCTGCAGAGGCAGAGTTATCTCACTTCCACGTCTTCTCCTCCAGTCACCCCGTTGGTGGACCGCTGccttccctcccagcctcccGGGCAGAGTATTTGGGCTGTAGGGTTATGTTGTATTCAGAGATGCACGCTGAGAACGTGCAGGGTAGGAAATGGGCTGATGGAGGATGCTTTTTGGGCTGAAGCACCTCAGCTGCTGTCGGGCTGTAGGTCTGGGTTCGATGCTCTCCTGCAGTCTCAAATTCTGCACGAGGAGACCCAAACCACCTCAGGAGGGTTGGAAATAGCTTCATTATTTCCAGATATGCACCTCAGTGGCATTCCCCAACTCAGCCTgagctcagcctttttttttttttttcgctagCCAAGACATTTCTCTTCTTCACTGAGTCAGCCTTTCCCCGGGGACCATCCCTGTCACCCGCAGATGCTCCGAGAGCCGGGCGGCAGGTCTCAGAGTGAGCAAACCAGCTCTGGTGTGTCTGAACTGCCTGATTTGCAGAGGTCGAAGGGCAAAGTTAATTGCAGGGGTGATGGCTGCGAGCTGTTTCCAATGGCGAACTTTAGACTGTAATTTCCAAGCTGGGGAAAATGGAGGTGATGCCCTGACCGAGGCATTATTGATGCACTAATAAaacctttacaaaaaaaaaaaaaaccttggtAAAGCAAATGAGACCTTTGGAAAACTCAAAGGGCCCAGGGTTTGGCTGCAAAGAGATTATCCGTGGCTGCCAGGGTAGGGCGAGAGGAGGAGGCAAAAGCCCAGTCAGGCTCCTCGCCATCCTCCCTGCTGCTCCGGATGCCTCCCTGGATGATTCGGTGCATTAGCTATAAAGCAAGAAGAAACCACCTCCTTTGGGAGGTGATAAGAGCCGATGAAACGGTAAATCATTAAGCCAGCACAGCGCACGGCATTGTAATAAACAGAGGACAAAGTGCATTAATTACAAGCCAGCAGGGACACGGGTGCGTTATCAGATGTGCAGGCTAGACGACAAGGGAATGGGGCAAAGTCACGCTTTGCAGGGATGCCTTGTAATGGTGGTTGTTGCTACCAACCCCAACATCAGCCAgactttcagctttttctttcccacaatGTGGTGATTGCAGGCAAAGTCTCGCTGCGTTTGGAGCTGTAGGGATAAACGAGAGCTGTTTGCTCCAGGGCGCTCACAGTTGAAAACATAATGTGGtttgtggttcccccccccccccccgtgctcaccttttgcatgttttcagaggaggaagagaagcaggagaaatAGTTTTGCTGGTCAGGTGTCCCAGATAAGCCACCCTGCTTCCTGCTAGCAAGCAATCGGGTGGGTACGGACGGCAGCAACCCCGAAAGAGTCCCTGTCTCGCCACCGAGCTCGCCCCATCTCACGTAAGCGCTGTAAGGTGGACGTGATGCCCAGCCAGGTTGTGCGTACTCCATTTAAGGGACCTTTGAGTTTCTCTGCTTATGATTGATCAGTGTATGCTTTAGGTCATCCCATTTCGGCTGCATCAATCTCATGTGGGAAACCATCAGGTCCCATTAAATATCTGCCTTTAAAATGTAACTGCTGGAGCTAGGTCATGGAGTTACATATTTGACTACATATTGCTGTGGTAGTGTTATAATTATAGCATTAATATGGCATGCTATGGCTGCAGTACTTCTTGTCGTGGTATTCGAGGATCAGTTTAGTTCTGCTTTCAGTCGTTATCCTGATATTATACCCTTGCACGTATGTGACGGGATTCTCTGCTCAtccagaaaatacagatttttcagcCATCTCCCTGGCTCAGGTATGTTGCTCCCTTAATCACAAGTATACAGGCGGATGCTCTGATTGCCCGTTTGCCTCTATCAAAGGACTAAAGAGACTATTGTATTAACCCACTGGACTGTGCTAGCGTTGCTGGTAAACGGCATCTTGCTTTGATTTTGTGTTGAATTACCCAATGCGCCCACTGTCAATAAATCTCTCCTTGTAAGGCATGAAATAAGGCAGAGCCTTGCAGTGCTGCTAACAGCCGCCTGCAAAGCTGCTAGCCAATACGGTAGAAAATAATAATTCCATGCACGGCTTTTTCACTCTTGGCTTAAATCCCCTCCTAAATTTGTCTGCATGAAACCCACTGTGATAGCTCATAGGTATTTGGTGAAGGCAGGACTGCGGGACCAGCCTGGTGTAAGCTGCAAGGACgtcagccctgcctgctgctgcatgtAGCTGCGTGCACCCGGGTGGTGGTTGCACAAGGAGGCAATGTTTGCTTACCTCGGAGGTGTTGGATTAGCTGGTTTGGTTAAACCAGTTCAAATCAGGCAGGTCAGCTACAGGGCTTTAGCAGGTCTGATCTAACCTGCTGGATTTTCCTGCCCGGGGACAGCCGCCTCTGCGAGATGGTATCTGCACACAGCCGAGCTCCGGGGGCATGGACTTAATGGGGCGAAACAAGGTGCCCCTGGGACAAACCGACCTGAAATCAGATATTCGTAAAGCCAAAGCAACCACCCTCCCCTCTCAAAGGCTGGCAGCAGCAAGCCACATTCAACCTCACGCCCAAATTATCCTTTATGCAGAAAGCAGGCAACAGCAGAATTAAGAGCGCGTTTTGATCTAGAATACCGCCGGGTGGGGAATGAAGCCCAAAATGCAGCCAGGGAAGGTGGTTTAAGGATAGCCGGGTCTTGGGGGTCTGGGATGGGGAGGTCAGGTCCAGCGCCAAACTACACGGCACCTTGCTATGGGGATGGACGCCGTCCACGCCACGAAAGAGCCCGGCGTTAAGCACAGCTCAGCATCAAGAAGAACATTACTAAATGGAGAAGGGAGTCCTGGGCGCTGGCAGCACAGCCTTTgctatcaattaaaaaaatcctaactgACCAGCCTGACGCAACCGACCTGGGATCGCACCAAGGCAGGCCCCCGAACATATGCTGGAGCCCACATGAAAGAGCTAATCGTTTCTCCACCTAATTAAGCAAACCAGCAAATGGCAAACAGGAGCTGGCTGGGTTTTAATTGCTGTAATTCTCCTAGGAAACAGGTCCCCTGGCTCTCCTACAAACTGTGCATGTGTGCGTGCCCGGGCATGAAGGGGCACGGAGGCTCGAGCAGCTCGGCTGGAATCCCTGGGCTCTGCGCGGCGCAAATCCCGGCTTAGCGATGCTCCGGAGAGAGAATAAGGGGTGGGAGGGGGCAGTGATGCAGGGAGCGAGTTGATTGGTTTGcccaaaaccaaaatgttttgtttccagcAGCTTTTGGGGTATTTTTGAAGCTATAGTTTTAACAAAATGCTTTGGCTTTGAGAAACAGAtgcagggtgggttttttcccccctccatgtGCTAGAAAAAAttccaggaatttaaaaaaattttagacATAGCACACCAGTTCTGTGGCTTTTCAAGTGGCTAAAGAAACCCACTGATGTTTACCCCTAGACCTGACTGTTTTCCCTGTGTATTATCTCTCCTACCTGGTCCCGAAAagcccaccctgccctgctctgcagcgGATGCTCTTGCTCGTACCTGCAGAAGGGTAGGAAAAGCAGGAGCTACTGCTGGGAGGGATCCCGGGGGATGCAAGGTTCAGGCTGGGGTGTGTCAGAGATTGCAGCAGATATGGGGCCTCTGCTAAACTAGTCTGGGCTCCGGCTTTTTTGGACATTTCCTAATCTTGGGGCAAGGACTTCAGAGACATCCCTGATGTTCCCACCTCCCACCCttggagggtttcccagtgctcCTTCCTATTCCCATCTGCCTGGTCAAGCCTTTTCCAGTCCTCCCTGAAAGGgaaatcccatttttttccagcattatGTCAGATAACTGGTATACATTGTATAatgacattgtttttctttgccttgtaGTCGGAGGACGTTGTCAGGATGGCGAACTTCAAGGGTCACGCGCTACCAGGCAGTTTCTTCCTGCTCTTTGGGCTCTGGTGGTCTGTGAAATACCCACTGCAGTATCTCAGCCAGAAAGTAAATAAGAAATCCCACAGGATTTATTGTTTCCAGCGTGTGGATGCCATCGAAGGGGGAATCAAAATCATCTTTGCTCTAATAGGTAAGGGTTCTATTTTACTAGCTATGCTGGTAACTTCCCCGCCTGTAGTGATGGCTGTACTGGAGCCCCTACTCCAGAGAAACTGGCCCAGATGTGGAAGGATGCGTCCTTGACGTTCATCTTGTCTTGATCTCCAATAGAGTTTGATGCAACAAAGACCAAGTCTCACACCCCTTCCCAAAGCTGAGCTACCATTAATACAGGCAGGCCCGATTTTTAGATCCAGTCCTTTCCCCCTAACGCGAAACCATCAGCTTGTGCTTCAGAACCCTACCCCACTCCCCCAGCAATGAGTAGCATCAACGATTGTTGCAAATATACCATCAGAAACGGCATGCTCTTGCGTGTCCGTGCAGGGATGCTAGCAGAGCAGTTCGTCCCAGATGGTCCACACTTGTACCTCTACAGCGGGGAGAGCCGCGACTGGGTGAAGCTGATGAACTGGCAGCACACCACCATGTACCTCTTCTACGGCCTCTCCGGGGTGGTGGACGTCTTCACCTACATCTCCTGCGTGGTGCCGCAGGGTCTGGATCGCCTCATGCTGTCTGTGGCTGTGTTCATTGAAGGTCAGTAGAAGGTAGCACTTAATTCAGGGAGGGACGTTGGAGGGTGAGTCCGGGAGGGACCAAAATTTGCCAGCCTGAGATATTGCTCTGAACACCCCTGAAGAGAGGACATGTTGTAGGTGATATATTATCGAAGGGCGGTCTGCAGCAAGATGGGAAATACAGGCATCAATAGGTCCTGGCTTCGCCTGGTTTGGGATTTCTGGGGTGACAGCGGTACAAAGCAGCAGGCTGGGTTTCCTCATTATGATAAATGGCTGGCAGATGCTGCATTTATCTTACATCTACAGAGCTGTTCACATGCCCTGTGTTCCCCCCCGAGAGCCATTAATTGCACTGCAGGCATTGTCATCCTCATCTGCTTGCGTTGCACGTGGCAAATTCGAGTGACTTATTCTGGCTTCAGCACATCATGAATATCATTTTGTCTTCGGGCTGTCTTGCAAGTCACGAGCCAGGATTTCAGACCCCTTTTGGATCACAGATGGAAAGGACGGTCTTGGTGATGTAGAAAACCCCTTAATGAAGGCACATTTCCTGTTATTTTCCCTTCCCCAATCCCGATGGTTTTTGAAGCAGCGGCAGGGGCGGCTCAACAGACACAGTTTGGcaagtaagaaaaggaaagatacCGTTTCCAGCTCCCAAGAAAAGAGTGAAGTTTAGCAACAGAAAAGTAGGACACGGCAGGAGCCTGGCTATGAGGGGAGGGTGATCTGAAGAGGTGATGGCACCGACGCCGGGGGAAAACCACCCTTCTGTTGTCCTCTGCCTTTGGTCCCCATTTTGCTCAGATCCTCCCGCCCCAAGGCTGGGCATCTCGTCCCTCGGGGATGGTGGGATGCCAGGAGACCTGGAGGGATGGTGTTATGTGGAGTACCTTGTTTTTGTGGGGACCTGTCTCCATTCACCAACCGGGCAGGTGATTTACTCTACCAGGGCTCTGCGGTCATGGTTGGTGGTGTTAATGCTACTCTAGCGGTGGTATGTATTTTGGCAGGTTGTCTCTTTTATTACCATGTCCTTCACCGCCCCATGCTGGATCAGCATATCCACTCCCTGCTGCTCATCGCCATCTTTTCAGGGGCCTGCAGCATCGTGCTGGAGGTCTTCCTCCGTGACAACATTGTCCTGGAGATGTTCAGAGCCGGTGTCACCATCGTCCAGGGAACGTGGTTCTGGCAGGTCAGTTCTGCCTTCTCTTGTGGAGCAGAGCACCGAGGTAGGAGAGCAATGGGAAAAGACGCAAAGAAACTGTACATCACGTATCAATCACGTGTCTCTGAAGGATAATTTTGCCAGGCTCACTTCATAAATAGATCATAACCCAGAATGAAAATTTACTTATCACAGGTCATCTCTGATGACTGCTCCCGCTGAAATAGCTGTTTGTCTTGGCTTATTGCTTCTCTGGGGGGAACGGAAAAAGCGAGCGCTTGCAGCGAGCGAGCAACATTTTACAGTACCTAACAACCAAGTACTAATTGCTTAATGTGTCTAATGCACCCTGCAGCACTCCCTCTGGTTTAGTGGAAAGATGCAAACCCCACCAAGCAATAAAATGGCTGAGTAAAAATACGGCCAGCTGCTTGCTTTGGTAGTGGTTGGAGAAGCAAAGAAATCAGATGGAGATAACCACTCCCAAAACTAGGCTGCTGAAAAGAAATGCGAGTTCCCTCCTCTTTctcagccccagggctgctgcgCTAACTCAAACTCAAATTCAGAGGTTAAAACTGTGCTGAGCTTGTAAAATACTA encodes:
- the LOC128141087 gene encoding transmembrane protein 45B-like isoform X2; the protein is MANFKGHALPGSFFLLFGLWWSVKYPLQYLSQKVNKKSHRIYCFQRVDAIEGGIKIIFALIGMLAEQFVPDGPHLYLYSGESRDWVKLMNWQHTTMYLFYGLSGVVDVFTYISCVVPQGLDRLMLSVAVFIEGCLFYYHVLHRPMLDQHIHSLLLIAIFSGACSIVLEVFLRDNIVLEMFRAGVTIVQGTWFWQIGVVLFQPWGGPMWDEKDHSNIMFLTMCFFWHWAAAVAILAINYTLAYCCIQRCRRGSGEPYIGLGVRQHKRDTSSQAAFLNGSDEE
- the LOC128141087 gene encoding transmembrane protein 45B-like isoform X1, whose amino-acid sequence is MANFKGHALPGSFFLLFGLWWSVKYPLQYLSQKVNKKSHRIYCFQRVDAIEGGIKIIFALIGMLAEQFVPDGPHLYLYSGESRDWVKLMNWQHTTMYLFYGLSGVVDVFTYISCVVPQGLDRLMLSVAVFIEGCLFYYHVLHRPMLDQHIHSLLLIAIFSGACSIVLEVFLRDNIVLEMFRAGVTIVQGTWFWQVSSAFSCGAEHRGRRAMGKDAKKLYITYQSRVSEG